The following coding sequences are from one Capsicum annuum cultivar UCD-10X-F1 chromosome 3, UCD10Xv1.1, whole genome shotgun sequence window:
- the LOC107864301 gene encoding protein HESO1 isoform X1 yields MVYHVKVIRKRAERHERKRMQSHKVHAERLSVFEELLNEIYTVRRPKPSDYEVRRDLVSAFNEIAKDIYGPSGNVPVVEEFGSFVMDLFHSKSDLDLSVNFDNRLVEFSHEKKIQTLRKFARKLYALQRYGHVSGVHPVIAAKVPVLKVVDCGTKIECDISVENRDGVSKSKIIHMICSLDERFQKLSFLMKAWAKAQNINSSKDKTLNSLSVILLVAFHLQTRNPPILPPFSAILEDGSDPDAVARSLKKFVNYGKQNKESVAELLVTLLIKLLSIEKLWAKGLCASTYEASWLSRTWDSKVCCMSVEDFTDRSQNVARAVGKGEVKRIYKCIQRSSEYISAFMDGIVEVPMLKHHLFGHAAPFQEDSQTKNIKENGNIVALPCSDIKNKEDQSKEGQKGSQSAVPSEPIATKRKCSTDGWEGSTSASSGQSKENGVLPESPWKKGKWSTEGWEGVRSTSWGQLKEDGGPPDSPWSKGKWSTKGWGKESSVNRGQSKGDGVPPDSCRGKASSANWGQSKGDGVPPDSCTKGWGKASSSNWGQSKGDGVPPDSCTKGWGKASSSKWGQSKGDSVPPDLCTKGWGKASSLNWGQSKGDGAPPDSCTKGWGKASSSNWGQSKGDGVPPDSCTKGWGKASSSSNWGQSKGDGVPPDSFTKGWGNASSSNWGQLKRNGVPPDSCTKGWGKASSSSWGQSKGHGLPPDSFWTNRKRSEQTPGGTSAQWLKKPDTRSWPQRKHNNNYAPKAKWSKMQTGGWGGR; encoded by the exons ATGGTGTATCATGTTAAAG TTATTCGTAAGAGAGCAGAGAGGCATGAACGGAAGCGAATGCAAAGCCATAAGGTGCATGCGGAGCGATTATCTGTGTTTGAAGAATTACTTAATGAGATTTATACAGTTCGTCGCCCTAAACCAAGTGATTATGAAGTTAGGAGAGATTTGGTTTCTGCTTTTAATGAGATAGCAAAGGATATCTACG gACCCTCTGGTAATGTTCCTGTAGTGGAGGAGTTTGGATCTTTCGTAATGGATCTATTCCATTCAAAGAGTGACCTAGATCTATCGGTTAATTTTGACAACCGTTTAGTTGAATTTTCGCATGAGAAGAAGATTCAAACTCTTAGGAAATTTGCAAGGAAGTTATATGCACTTCAAA GGTATGGGCATGTTTCTGGTGTTCATCCAGTAATAGCTGCCAAGGTGCCCGTTCTGAAAGTTGTTGATTGTGGAACGAAAATTGAGTGCGATATATCAGTTGAAAACAGGGATGGAGTTTCAAAGTCTAAGATAATCCACATGATTTGTTCACTCGATGAAAGGTTTCAGAAGCTGAGCTTTTTG ATGAAAGCTTGGGCAAAAGCGCAGAATATTAATAGCTCAAAAGACAAAACTTTGAACTCATTATCCGTAATACTTCTGGTTGCTTTTCATTTGCAG ACACGAAATCCGCCAATACTACCACCATTTTCTGCCATATTAGAAG ATGGCTCTGATCCGGATGCAGTGGCAAGGTCGTTGAAGAAGTTTGTGAATTATGGGAAGCAGAACAAAGAGTCAGTAGCTGAGCTGCTAGTTACTCTATTAATCAAG TTATTGTCGATTGAGAAGCTATGGGCCAAAGGACTATGTGCAAGCACCTACGAAGCATCTTGGCTATCTAGAACATGGGACTCCAAAGTTTGCTGCATGAGC GTTGAGGATTTCACTGATCGGTCTCAAAATGTTGCAAGGGCTGTTGGGAAAGGAGAAGTAAAACGCATATACAAGTGTATCCAGCGTAGTAGCGAATACATTTCTGCTTTTATGGATGGCATTGTTGAAGTACCCATGTTGAAACATCATTTGTTTGGCCATGCTGCTCCCTTTCAAGAAGATTCTCAGACAAAGAACATTAAAGAAAATGGAAATATAGTCGCTCTTCCTTGTAGTGATATCAAGAATAAGGAGGATCAAAGTAAAGAAGGCCAGAAAGGAAGTCAGTCAGCTGTACCTTCTGAACCTATCGCGACAAAAAGAAAATGTTCTACCGATGGTTGGGAAGGATCAACTTCAGCGAGTTCGGGACAGTCGAAGGAGAATGGTGTACTGCCTGAGTCTCCCTGGAAAAAAGGAAAATGGTCTACTGAAGGTTGGGAAGGAGTACGTTCAACAAGTTGGGGACAGCTCAAGGAGGACGGTGGGCCACCCGACTCTCCCTGGTCAAAAGGAAAATGGTCTACAAAAGGTTGGGGAAAAGAATCTTCAGTGAATAGGGGACAGTCAAAGGGGGACGGTGTACCCCCCGACTCGTGTAGGGGAAAAGCATCTTCAGCGAATTGGGGGCAGTCAAAGGGCGACGGTGTACCCCCAGATTCATGTACCAAAGGTTGGGGAAAAGCATCTTCATCGAACTGGGGACAGTCAAAGGGGGACGGTGTACCACCAGACTCGTGTACCAAAGGTTGGGGAAAAGCATCTTCATCGAAGTGGGGACAGTCAAAGGGGGACAGTGTACCCCCAGACCTGTGTACCAAAGGTTGGGGAAAAGCATCTTCATTGAATTGGGGGCAGTCAAAGGGGGACGGTGCACCCCCAGACTCGTGTACCAAAGGTTGGGGAAAAGCATCTTCATCGAATTGGGGACAGTCAAAGGGGGACGGTGTACCACCAGATTCGTGTACCAAAGGTTGGGGAAAGGCATCTTCTTCATCGAATTGGGGACAGTCAAAGGGGGACGGTGTACCCCCAGACTCATTTACCAAAGGTTGGGGAAACGCATCTTCATCGAATTGGGGACAGTTAAAGCGGAATGGTGTACCCCCAGACTCGTGTACCAAAGGCTGGGGAAAAGCATCTTCATCGAGTTGGGGACAGTCAAAGGGGCACGGTTTACCACCGGACTCTTTCTGGACAAACAGAAAAAGATCAGAACAAACCCCGGGAGGAACTTCTGCTCAATGGTTGAAAAAACCAGACACAAGAAGTTGGCCCCAAAGGAAGCATAACAATAACTATGCACCTAAGGCTAAGTGGTCAAAAATGCAGACAGGAGGTTGGGGAGGAAGATAA
- the LOC107864301 gene encoding protein HESO1 isoform X2, with product MQSHKVHAERLSVFEELLNEIYTVRRPKPSDYEVRRDLVSAFNEIAKDIYGPSGNVPVVEEFGSFVMDLFHSKSDLDLSVNFDNRLVEFSHEKKIQTLRKFARKLYALQRYGHVSGVHPVIAAKVPVLKVVDCGTKIECDISVENRDGVSKSKIIHMICSLDERFQKLSFLMKAWAKAQNINSSKDKTLNSLSVILLVAFHLQTRNPPILPPFSAILEDGSDPDAVARSLKKFVNYGKQNKESVAELLVTLLIKLLSIEKLWAKGLCASTYEASWLSRTWDSKVCCMSVEDFTDRSQNVARAVGKGEVKRIYKCIQRSSEYISAFMDGIVEVPMLKHHLFGHAAPFQEDSQTKNIKENGNIVALPCSDIKNKEDQSKEGQKGSQSAVPSEPIATKRKCSTDGWEGSTSASSGQSKENGVLPESPWKKGKWSTEGWEGVRSTSWGQLKEDGGPPDSPWSKGKWSTKGWGKESSVNRGQSKGDGVPPDSCRGKASSANWGQSKGDGVPPDSCTKGWGKASSSNWGQSKGDGVPPDSCTKGWGKASSSKWGQSKGDSVPPDLCTKGWGKASSLNWGQSKGDGAPPDSCTKGWGKASSSNWGQSKGDGVPPDSCTKGWGKASSSSNWGQSKGDGVPPDSFTKGWGNASSSNWGQLKRNGVPPDSCTKGWGKASSSSWGQSKGHGLPPDSFWTNRKRSEQTPGGTSAQWLKKPDTRSWPQRKHNNNYAPKAKWSKMQTGGWGGR from the exons ATGCAAAGCCATAAGGTGCATGCGGAGCGATTATCTGTGTTTGAAGAATTACTTAATGAGATTTATACAGTTCGTCGCCCTAAACCAAGTGATTATGAAGTTAGGAGAGATTTGGTTTCTGCTTTTAATGAGATAGCAAAGGATATCTACG gACCCTCTGGTAATGTTCCTGTAGTGGAGGAGTTTGGATCTTTCGTAATGGATCTATTCCATTCAAAGAGTGACCTAGATCTATCGGTTAATTTTGACAACCGTTTAGTTGAATTTTCGCATGAGAAGAAGATTCAAACTCTTAGGAAATTTGCAAGGAAGTTATATGCACTTCAAA GGTATGGGCATGTTTCTGGTGTTCATCCAGTAATAGCTGCCAAGGTGCCCGTTCTGAAAGTTGTTGATTGTGGAACGAAAATTGAGTGCGATATATCAGTTGAAAACAGGGATGGAGTTTCAAAGTCTAAGATAATCCACATGATTTGTTCACTCGATGAAAGGTTTCAGAAGCTGAGCTTTTTG ATGAAAGCTTGGGCAAAAGCGCAGAATATTAATAGCTCAAAAGACAAAACTTTGAACTCATTATCCGTAATACTTCTGGTTGCTTTTCATTTGCAG ACACGAAATCCGCCAATACTACCACCATTTTCTGCCATATTAGAAG ATGGCTCTGATCCGGATGCAGTGGCAAGGTCGTTGAAGAAGTTTGTGAATTATGGGAAGCAGAACAAAGAGTCAGTAGCTGAGCTGCTAGTTACTCTATTAATCAAG TTATTGTCGATTGAGAAGCTATGGGCCAAAGGACTATGTGCAAGCACCTACGAAGCATCTTGGCTATCTAGAACATGGGACTCCAAAGTTTGCTGCATGAGC GTTGAGGATTTCACTGATCGGTCTCAAAATGTTGCAAGGGCTGTTGGGAAAGGAGAAGTAAAACGCATATACAAGTGTATCCAGCGTAGTAGCGAATACATTTCTGCTTTTATGGATGGCATTGTTGAAGTACCCATGTTGAAACATCATTTGTTTGGCCATGCTGCTCCCTTTCAAGAAGATTCTCAGACAAAGAACATTAAAGAAAATGGAAATATAGTCGCTCTTCCTTGTAGTGATATCAAGAATAAGGAGGATCAAAGTAAAGAAGGCCAGAAAGGAAGTCAGTCAGCTGTACCTTCTGAACCTATCGCGACAAAAAGAAAATGTTCTACCGATGGTTGGGAAGGATCAACTTCAGCGAGTTCGGGACAGTCGAAGGAGAATGGTGTACTGCCTGAGTCTCCCTGGAAAAAAGGAAAATGGTCTACTGAAGGTTGGGAAGGAGTACGTTCAACAAGTTGGGGACAGCTCAAGGAGGACGGTGGGCCACCCGACTCTCCCTGGTCAAAAGGAAAATGGTCTACAAAAGGTTGGGGAAAAGAATCTTCAGTGAATAGGGGACAGTCAAAGGGGGACGGTGTACCCCCCGACTCGTGTAGGGGAAAAGCATCTTCAGCGAATTGGGGGCAGTCAAAGGGCGACGGTGTACCCCCAGATTCATGTACCAAAGGTTGGGGAAAAGCATCTTCATCGAACTGGGGACAGTCAAAGGGGGACGGTGTACCACCAGACTCGTGTACCAAAGGTTGGGGAAAAGCATCTTCATCGAAGTGGGGACAGTCAAAGGGGGACAGTGTACCCCCAGACCTGTGTACCAAAGGTTGGGGAAAAGCATCTTCATTGAATTGGGGGCAGTCAAAGGGGGACGGTGCACCCCCAGACTCGTGTACCAAAGGTTGGGGAAAAGCATCTTCATCGAATTGGGGACAGTCAAAGGGGGACGGTGTACCACCAGATTCGTGTACCAAAGGTTGGGGAAAGGCATCTTCTTCATCGAATTGGGGACAGTCAAAGGGGGACGGTGTACCCCCAGACTCATTTACCAAAGGTTGGGGAAACGCATCTTCATCGAATTGGGGACAGTTAAAGCGGAATGGTGTACCCCCAGACTCGTGTACCAAAGGCTGGGGAAAAGCATCTTCATCGAGTTGGGGACAGTCAAAGGGGCACGGTTTACCACCGGACTCTTTCTGGACAAACAGAAAAAGATCAGAACAAACCCCGGGAGGAACTTCTGCTCAATGGTTGAAAAAACCAGACACAAGAAGTTGGCCCCAAAGGAAGCATAACAATAACTATGCACCTAAGGCTAAGTGGTCAAAAATGCAGACAGGAGGTTGGGGAGGAAGATAA